The Nomia melanderi isolate GNS246 chromosome 7, iyNomMela1, whole genome shotgun sequence genome includes a window with the following:
- the LOC116424178 gene encoding transcription elongation regulator 1 isoform X3: MEASTEQASASTETASNNEQEHNEECMEETEDYGYDGEDYRHFIPRGRGGFRGGFDFPMRGGPPRFRGRGFGPRGPMFRGANNGFPFEGPPRPNCPPGPAGPRFRGPPPFDPSWGPMGPPNLMGPPNLMGPPGMPPPHMMNGPIGTGPGPYGPPPGMGPPNMNNIPGQQQPPQQQTQQQANIPGLDLNGEVWVETKTPDGKSYYYNIRTRETTWTKPEGPNVKVMVQDQLEQLVHGASKQAAPSNTPTSTATTPSQISENRISQNSEPSTNNTDVMNQLSTAPPGTGPPPTLGETSDVTTQPSDATQTNGTAPATVTSTPAMNTPSVNTNMMQPPPNMIPMQHRMPNQFGGPIATQFGAAPFGMPPPGFQPFGGYGPPQANWGMPQMPHGVMAPQTPAEDPAVLAQLDQELVASAMVWTEHRAPDGRLYYYNSKAGESVWEKPQPLKDLESAKLALRQKAEEAAVNSTNTAVTSSAITNNNVVTEPTKQEKQQENNHETKDSIKEADTNKPKKEETAPKEVVKPQDKSRPISSTPVPGTPWCVVWTGDGRVFFYNPSSRISVWERPDDLIGRQDVDKMVSTPPDAVVPTKTTRQSDTSESSDDDQPTPAKKMKQEETKIAAPKEEEEKENKKTIDIGKEAAIEAEVRAARERAIVPLETRIKSFRDMLAEKDVSAFSTWEKELHKIVFDPRYLLLTSKERKQVFEKYVKERAEEERREKRNKMKERKEQFQKLLEEAGLHGKSSFSDFAQKHGRDERFKNVEKMRERESLFNEYLLEVRKKEKEEKTAKREQVKKEFISMLREHKDIDRHSHWSDCKKKLESDWRYRVVESASTREDWFRDYTRMLKEERKKEKEKDKDHRHRDKDHHKSEKKDRDRKDVDKYKEKSSKDRTDKDSSKDKKQRRSEVPAEENGKDKKEAVVEKESGEIEDNDEKPTKKENDKEDAEDQSDSEEDREKQKRERERRAEASLREREREVQRTLATHLRDRDKERQHHRHTEAVQHFSALLADLVRNGDLAWREAKRQLRKDHRWELAESLDREEKERLFNEHIEQLSRKKRDKFRELLDEVGASTELTASWRDIKKLLKDDPRYLKFSSSDRKCEKEFKEYIKDKLVAAKADFRELLQETKLITDKTYKKVQENNSHLAEIEEILRKDRRFLVLEAAAAERTRLLMGYLEELARRGPPPPPTASEPSRRPTTN, translated from the exons AGGTGGGTTTGATTTCCCCATGAGAGGTGGGCCTCCAAGGTTTAGAGGAAGAGGATTTGGACCTAGAGGACCGATGTTTCGTGGAGCAAATAATGGATTTCCATTTGAGGGACCACCTAGGCCAAACTGTCCACCAGGACCAGCTGGGCCACGTTTTAGGGGACCTCCACCATTTGATCCTAGTTGGGGACCTATGGGGCCACCGAATCTGATGGGACCGCCAAATTTAATGGGACCTCCAGGAATG CCACCGCCACACATGATGAATGGCCCAATTGGTACAGGTCCGGGACCATACGGACCACCTCCTGGAATGGGACCACCAAATATGAATAAC ATTCCAGGTCAACAACAACCCCCGCAGCAGCAGACACAACAACAAGCAAACATTCCAGGCTTAGATCTCAATGGGGAAGTATGGGTAGAAACAAAAACACCAGATGGGAAAtcatattactataatattcgTACAAGAGAAACTACATGGACAAAACCAGAGGGCCCAAACGTTAAGGTCATGGTACAAGACCAg TTAGAACAATTGGTACATGGAGCATCTAAACAAGCAGCCCCTTCTAATACTCCTACATCTACAGCTACTACACCAAGCCAAATTAGTGAGAACAGAATATCTCAAAATAGTGAACCATCTACAAATAATACGGATGTTATGAACCAACTTAGTACAGCTCCACCTGGTACAGGTCCACCTCCTACGCTTGGTGAAACATCGGATGTTACCACACAACCATCCGATGCAACTCAAACAAATG GTACAGCACCTGCAACTGTCACTAGTACTCCAGCTATGAATACACCATCAGTAAATACAAATATGATGCAACCACCCCCTAATATGATACCTATGCAACATAGAATGCCAAACCAGTTTGGGGGTCCAATTGCAACACAATTTGGGGCAGCACCATTTGGTATGCCACCACCTGGTTTTCAACCTTTTGGCGGTTATGGTCCACCTCAAGCAAATTGGG GTATGCCACAAATGCCACATGGAGTAATGGCTCCACAGACGCCAGCAGAAGATCCTGCCGTATTAGCGCAACTTGATCAGGAACTGGTTGCCTCTGCTATGGTATGGACAGAACATCGTGCTCCAGATGGAAGGTTATATTATTACAACAGTAAAGCTGGTGAATCTGTTTGGGAAAAGCCGCAGCCTTTAAAAGATCTCGAAA GTGCAAAATTAGCATTACGGCAAAAAGCAGAAGAAGCTGCTGTAAATTCTACAAATACTGCTGTTACTAGTTCTGCAATCACTAATAATAATGTTGTCACTGAACCCACCAAACAAGAGAAGCAACAAGAAAATAATCACGAAACCAAAGATAGTATAAAAGAAGCAGATACTAACAAacctaaaaaagaagaaactgcGCCTAAGGAGGTTGTTAAACCTCAAGATAAATCTAGACCAATTTCAAGCACTCCAGTGCCTGGAACTCCTTG GTGTGTTGTTTGGACGGGCGATGGACGTGTATTTTTCTACAATCCTTCTTCACGAATTTCAGTATGGGAAAGACCAGATGATCTTATTGGTCGTCAAGATGTTGACAAAATGGTATCTACTCCTCCAGATGCAGTGGTACCTACTAAAACTACTCGTCAGTCAGATACAAGTGAGAGTAGTGATGATGACCAGCCAACACCagcaaaaaaaatgaaacaagaagaaactaaaa TAGCAGCACCaaaagaggaggaagaaaaggaaaataagaaaaccatTGATATCGGCAAAGAGGCTGCAATAGAAGCGGAAGTTCGAGCTGCCAGAGAAAGAGCAATTGTTCCTCTGGAAACACGGATTAAATCATTTAGGGATATGCTTGCAGAGAAagat gTGTCCGCATTTAGTACATGGGAGAAAGAACTCCATAAAATAGTATTCGATCCTCGTTACCTACTTTTGACATCGAAGGAGAGGAAACAGGTCTTCGAGAAATATGTAAAGGAGAGAGCAGAAGAAGAAAGGCGGGAAAAGAGGAATAAAATGAAGGAACGAAAAGAACAATTCCAGAAACTATTAGAAGAAGCTGGTCTTCATGGGAA ATCGTCATTTAGTGATTTTGCTCAAAAGCATGGGCGTGATGAACGGTTTAAGAATGTAGAAAAGATGCGAGAACGAGAGAGCCTTTTCAACGAATATCTTCTGGAAGtgcgaaaaaaggaaaaagaggaaaaaacagCAAAACGAGAAcag GTGAAAAAGGAATTCATATCGATGCTACGTGAACACAAAGACATCGACAGGCATTCGCATTGGAGTGATTGTAAGAAAAAATTGGAATCTGATTGGAGGTACAGAGTGGTAGAATCAGCAAGCACACGGGAAGATTGGTTTAGGGATTACACGCGTATGCTAAAAGAggagaggaaaaaggaaaaggagaaagacAAAGATCACCGGCATAGGGACAAAGATCATCACAAGTCGGAAAAGAAGGATAGGGACAGGAAGGATGTTGATAAGTACAAGGAAAAATCATCGAAGGATCGGACCGACAAGGATAGCTCGAAGGATAAGAAACAACGAAGAAGTGAAGTGCCGGCGGAAGAGAATGGTAAAGACAAAAAGGAAGCAGTGGTAGAGAAGGAGAGCGGTGAAATCGAAGACAATGATGAAAAAccaacgaaaaaagaaaatgat AAGGAAGATGCTGAAGACCAATCTGACTCGGAAGAAGATCGCGAGAAACAAAAACGTGAGCGTGAAAGAAGAGCGGAAGCAAGCcttcgagaaagagagagggaagttCAAAGAACTCTTGCCACACATCTTCGAGATAGAGATAAAGAGAGGCAACATCATCGTCATACAGAGGCGGTGCAACATTTTAGTGCACTTCTCGCAGATTTA GTGAGGAACGGCGACCTGGCATGGCGAGAAGCGAAACGGCAATTGAGGAAAGACCATAGATGGGAATTAGCAGAAAGCTTAGACCGCGAAGAGAAAGAAAGGTTATTTAATGAACACATAGAACAGCTCAGTCGTAAAAAGCGTGATAAATTCCGAGAGCTTCTTGATGAAGTAGGAGCTTCGACTGAACTTACCGCGTCGTGGAGAGatatcaaaaaattattaaaagacgATCCTAGATATCTTAAATTTTCATCTAGTGACCGg AAATGTGAAAAAGAATTCAAGGAATATATTAAGGATAAACTTGTTGCAGCAAAAGCTGATTTTAGGGAACTTCTACAG gAAACAAAACTGATTACTGATAAAACATATAAGAaagtacaagaaaataattcacatttagcggaaattgaagaaattttaaGGAAGGATCGAAGATTTCTTGTGTTGGAAGCAGCTGCTGCTGAGCGAACTCGTTTGTTAATGGGTTATCTAGAAGAATTGGCACGTAGGGGTCCGCCTCCACCACCCACAGCCTCAGAGCCATCACGAAGACCAACAACAAA TTAA
- the LOC116424178 gene encoding transcription elongation regulator 1 isoform X5, with protein sequence MRGGPPRFRGRGFGPRGPMFRGANNGFPFEGPPRPNCPPGPAGPRFRGPPPFDPSWGPMGPPNLMGPPNLMGPPGMPPPHMMNGPIGTGPGPYGPPPGMGPPNMNNIPGQQQPPQQQTQQQANIPGLDLNGEVWVETKTPDGKSYYYNIRTRETTWTKPEGPNVKVMVQDQLEQLVHGASKQAAPSNTPTSTATTPSQISENRISQNSEPSTNNTDVMNQLSTAPPGTGPPPTLGETSDVTTQPSDATQTNGTAPATVTSTPAMNTPSVNTNMMQPPPNMIPMQHRMPNQFGGPIATQFGAAPFGMPPPGFQPFGGYGPPQANWGMPQMPHGVMAPQTPAEDPAVLAQLDQELVASAMVWTEHRAPDGRLYYYNSKAGESVWEKPQPLKDLESAKLALRQKAEEAAVNSTNTAVTSSAITNNNVVTEPTKQEKQQENNHETKDSIKEADTNKPKKEETAPKEVVKPQDKSRPISSTPVPGTPWCVVWTGDGRVFFYNPSSRISVWERPDDLIGRQDVDKMVSTPPDAVVPTKTTRQSDTSESSDDDQPTPAKKMKQEETKIAAPKEEEEKENKKTIDIGKEAAIEAEVRAARERAIVPLETRIKSFRDMLAEKDVSAFSTWEKELHKIVFDPRYLLLTSKERKQVFEKYVKERAEEERREKRNKMKERKEQFQKLLEEAGLHGKSSFSDFAQKHGRDERFKNVEKMRERESLFNEYLLEVRKKEKEEKTAKREQVKKEFISMLREHKDIDRHSHWSDCKKKLESDWRYRVVESASTREDWFRDYTRMLKEERKKEKEKDKDHRHRDKDHHKSEKKDRDRKDVDKYKEKSSKDRTDKDSSKDKKQRRSEVPAEENGKDKKEAVVEKESGEIEDNDEKPTKKENDKEDAEDQSDSEEDREKQKRERERRAEASLREREREVQRTLATHLRDRDKERQHHRHTEAVQHFSALLADLVRNGDLAWREAKRQLRKDHRWELAESLDREEKERLFNEHIEQLSRKKRDKFRELLDEVGASTELTASWRDIKKLLKDDPRYLKFSSSDRKCEKEFKEYIKDKLVAAKADFRELLQETKLITDKTYKKVQENNSHLAEIEEILRKDRRFLVLEAAAAERTRLLMGYLEELARRGPPPPPTASEPSRRPTTN encoded by the exons ATGAGAGGTGGGCCTCCAAGGTTTAGAGGAAGAGGATTTGGACCTAGAGGACCGATGTTTCGTGGAGCAAATAATGGATTTCCATTTGAGGGACCACCTAGGCCAAACTGTCCACCAGGACCAGCTGGGCCACGTTTTAGGGGACCTCCACCATTTGATCCTAGTTGGGGACCTATGGGGCCACCGAATCTGATGGGACCGCCAAATTTAATGGGACCTCCAGGAATG CCACCGCCACACATGATGAATGGCCCAATTGGTACAGGTCCGGGACCATACGGACCACCTCCTGGAATGGGACCACCAAATATGAATAAC ATTCCAGGTCAACAACAACCCCCGCAGCAGCAGACACAACAACAAGCAAACATTCCAGGCTTAGATCTCAATGGGGAAGTATGGGTAGAAACAAAAACACCAGATGGGAAAtcatattactataatattcgTACAAGAGAAACTACATGGACAAAACCAGAGGGCCCAAACGTTAAGGTCATGGTACAAGACCAg TTAGAACAATTGGTACATGGAGCATCTAAACAAGCAGCCCCTTCTAATACTCCTACATCTACAGCTACTACACCAAGCCAAATTAGTGAGAACAGAATATCTCAAAATAGTGAACCATCTACAAATAATACGGATGTTATGAACCAACTTAGTACAGCTCCACCTGGTACAGGTCCACCTCCTACGCTTGGTGAAACATCGGATGTTACCACACAACCATCCGATGCAACTCAAACAAATG GTACAGCACCTGCAACTGTCACTAGTACTCCAGCTATGAATACACCATCAGTAAATACAAATATGATGCAACCACCCCCTAATATGATACCTATGCAACATAGAATGCCAAACCAGTTTGGGGGTCCAATTGCAACACAATTTGGGGCAGCACCATTTGGTATGCCACCACCTGGTTTTCAACCTTTTGGCGGTTATGGTCCACCTCAAGCAAATTGGG GTATGCCACAAATGCCACATGGAGTAATGGCTCCACAGACGCCAGCAGAAGATCCTGCCGTATTAGCGCAACTTGATCAGGAACTGGTTGCCTCTGCTATGGTATGGACAGAACATCGTGCTCCAGATGGAAGGTTATATTATTACAACAGTAAAGCTGGTGAATCTGTTTGGGAAAAGCCGCAGCCTTTAAAAGATCTCGAAA GTGCAAAATTAGCATTACGGCAAAAAGCAGAAGAAGCTGCTGTAAATTCTACAAATACTGCTGTTACTAGTTCTGCAATCACTAATAATAATGTTGTCACTGAACCCACCAAACAAGAGAAGCAACAAGAAAATAATCACGAAACCAAAGATAGTATAAAAGAAGCAGATACTAACAAacctaaaaaagaagaaactgcGCCTAAGGAGGTTGTTAAACCTCAAGATAAATCTAGACCAATTTCAAGCACTCCAGTGCCTGGAACTCCTTG GTGTGTTGTTTGGACGGGCGATGGACGTGTATTTTTCTACAATCCTTCTTCACGAATTTCAGTATGGGAAAGACCAGATGATCTTATTGGTCGTCAAGATGTTGACAAAATGGTATCTACTCCTCCAGATGCAGTGGTACCTACTAAAACTACTCGTCAGTCAGATACAAGTGAGAGTAGTGATGATGACCAGCCAACACCagcaaaaaaaatgaaacaagaagaaactaaaa TAGCAGCACCaaaagaggaggaagaaaaggaaaataagaaaaccatTGATATCGGCAAAGAGGCTGCAATAGAAGCGGAAGTTCGAGCTGCCAGAGAAAGAGCAATTGTTCCTCTGGAAACACGGATTAAATCATTTAGGGATATGCTTGCAGAGAAagat gTGTCCGCATTTAGTACATGGGAGAAAGAACTCCATAAAATAGTATTCGATCCTCGTTACCTACTTTTGACATCGAAGGAGAGGAAACAGGTCTTCGAGAAATATGTAAAGGAGAGAGCAGAAGAAGAAAGGCGGGAAAAGAGGAATAAAATGAAGGAACGAAAAGAACAATTCCAGAAACTATTAGAAGAAGCTGGTCTTCATGGGAA ATCGTCATTTAGTGATTTTGCTCAAAAGCATGGGCGTGATGAACGGTTTAAGAATGTAGAAAAGATGCGAGAACGAGAGAGCCTTTTCAACGAATATCTTCTGGAAGtgcgaaaaaaggaaaaagaggaaaaaacagCAAAACGAGAAcag GTGAAAAAGGAATTCATATCGATGCTACGTGAACACAAAGACATCGACAGGCATTCGCATTGGAGTGATTGTAAGAAAAAATTGGAATCTGATTGGAGGTACAGAGTGGTAGAATCAGCAAGCACACGGGAAGATTGGTTTAGGGATTACACGCGTATGCTAAAAGAggagaggaaaaaggaaaaggagaaagacAAAGATCACCGGCATAGGGACAAAGATCATCACAAGTCGGAAAAGAAGGATAGGGACAGGAAGGATGTTGATAAGTACAAGGAAAAATCATCGAAGGATCGGACCGACAAGGATAGCTCGAAGGATAAGAAACAACGAAGAAGTGAAGTGCCGGCGGAAGAGAATGGTAAAGACAAAAAGGAAGCAGTGGTAGAGAAGGAGAGCGGTGAAATCGAAGACAATGATGAAAAAccaacgaaaaaagaaaatgat AAGGAAGATGCTGAAGACCAATCTGACTCGGAAGAAGATCGCGAGAAACAAAAACGTGAGCGTGAAAGAAGAGCGGAAGCAAGCcttcgagaaagagagagggaagttCAAAGAACTCTTGCCACACATCTTCGAGATAGAGATAAAGAGAGGCAACATCATCGTCATACAGAGGCGGTGCAACATTTTAGTGCACTTCTCGCAGATTTA GTGAGGAACGGCGACCTGGCATGGCGAGAAGCGAAACGGCAATTGAGGAAAGACCATAGATGGGAATTAGCAGAAAGCTTAGACCGCGAAGAGAAAGAAAGGTTATTTAATGAACACATAGAACAGCTCAGTCGTAAAAAGCGTGATAAATTCCGAGAGCTTCTTGATGAAGTAGGAGCTTCGACTGAACTTACCGCGTCGTGGAGAGatatcaaaaaattattaaaagacgATCCTAGATATCTTAAATTTTCATCTAGTGACCGg AAATGTGAAAAAGAATTCAAGGAATATATTAAGGATAAACTTGTTGCAGCAAAAGCTGATTTTAGGGAACTTCTACAG gAAACAAAACTGATTACTGATAAAACATATAAGAaagtacaagaaaataattcacatttagcggaaattgaagaaattttaaGGAAGGATCGAAGATTTCTTGTGTTGGAAGCAGCTGCTGCTGAGCGAACTCGTTTGTTAATGGGTTATCTAGAAGAATTGGCACGTAGGGGTCCGCCTCCACCACCCACAGCCTCAGAGCCATCACGAAGACCAACAACAAA TTAA